In Acidisarcina polymorpha, the DNA window CCGAAGATGCGGATGCATACCAGACCCACGACGGATGCGACTAAGTAGCAGTATTGATAGAGATCGGCGAAAGCCGGATAAGTCTGGTAATCGCCGGTCGCGGAATTGCCCTGAACAGCTTCGCGGGAAAGGTCCATTGTCGTCCCTTCCACTAACTGCTCGAGTAACTGGTTAGGTATATCGAAGCGGCGCTGCGCATCGGAGAGCGCAACAAAGACGGGATCGTTGGTATCTCCGTCATGCGATGTTTCTCGACACGATGCTTCGCGCCAGGCAATAAGCCACTGCTCGAGATTCGCACGCCGTTGGTCGATCGGCAGGCTTTCATCGTCGGAAAGATCGTCCGCATGGCGCATAAAGGCGTAGACTGCGCAGATCGCGTTGCGCTTCGCCGGAGGTAATGCGACAAAGGAGTAATAGAAGTTCTTAGCTTCCTTACGCGCGATCTCTCTGCAGATTTGATAGGCTTCCGCAACCTGCATAGTTAAGCAGCCACCTCTCGGCTACTCTGCCGTTTGCTGTCGCACGAGTTCGATCTCTCAGATGTCGATTCTTCCTGGCTCTGCAAGACGGGCAATGCCATGCGCTCCGCTCGATCTATTGGTGTATAGCTGATGCATCTCCGAAACATTATCTCAGGAGAAGGATCAAGGAATGATGGCCGTCTTGATGTCGTTCGAGCGGTCCATCAATTTGCGGAAGACACTGTTCAGTTCCATCAACCGGGCGCGGCCGGTAATGTATTCACTACATTTGAAGCGCCCGCTCACCACCAGATCGAAGGCCCTGCGGCAGGTGGCCGGGGTATGGTGAAAGCTGGCCTTTAGGGTGATGTCGTTATAGTGCAGCCTGTTGGTGTCGAGCGAGACGCGAGTTCCTACAGCGCAGCCGCCAAAAAAATTGACCGTGCCGCCTCTGCGAACCATATCGACCGCCCACTGCCACGTCATCGGGGTAGCCGCGGCGTCAATGGCGATATCGACGCCCCGGCCTTTTTCAGTAAATCCGCGAACGGCGGCGATCACATCGCGCGTGCCGGTGGTCCGCACAATCTCTTCCGCGCCGAATAGTCGAGCGCTTTCCACTTGCTCCGGACGTTTCACCACCGCGATGACGCGCAGGCCGCTCAATGCGGCGGCATGAATAAACATGAGCCCGATCGGACCGGCGCCAATCACCGAGATCGTATCTCCAGGACGGGCCCCGCTCTCTTCCAGCCCACGAACGACACATGCCAGCGGCTCGGTCAGCGCCGCATGCTCCAGTGGCACATGCGAGGGAACGACCAGCGTGTTCTTTTCAACAATGCGGGCGGGTATACGGATATATTCCGCATACGCTCCATTGTTAAATAAGAGGTCTTCGCAGAGATTTTCCTGCTGGCGCGCACACCAGAAACATTTACCGCATGGGGCCGAGTTCAGCGCCACGACTCGCATCCCTGCAGCGAAGCGGGTGACTCCCGCTCCAACCGCTTCAACTACCCCGGCCAATTCATGCCCGAAAAGCGCAGGCAGCGCCAGCATCTTCGCGTGATAGCCGCGGCGGTAGGTCTTGAGATCGGTGCCACAGGTAAGCGCGGCTTGGACCTCAACCACGATTTCGCCCTTCTCAGGGTGGGGCATGGGAACGCGTTCAATCCGGACATCCTCTTGTCCGTACAACACCGCCGCGTTCATTTCAGTTAGCTGAGTCAGCATGGCACGCTATTTCTTCACTCCACGCGTGGGACCTACGCCCCCGGATGGATCATGACTTTCATCGAACTGGCACAAGGGTTAGACGCAATTTGAATTGCTTCGACCGCTTGGTCGATGGGGAACCGGTGGGAGATAAGGCGCGTCAGATCAAACCCGTTACGGTATCCCTCAAAAACCAGCTTAGCCCCTTCCTCCTGAATATCCGCGGAGGAGCTATACGAACCCATCAGGCTCTTTTCATCCATGCAAACGACTGCTGGGTCAATTGTCACCTCACCATGTTGAGTCTGAGCAAAGAGGAGAATTCTGCCGCCCGGGCGCGCTGCATCCATGGCCGTGCGGATGAGCGAATTTCCGCCGACGGCAAGAATCACGACGTCCGCGCCGCGGCCTTCACTCTCCGCTCTGGTGACGGCGATCACGTCTTCTCGGGAGGCATCGATCGGGTGGGCAAGCCCATAATTCGCAGCAATCTTATGGCGCTCCGGATATAAATCCGAGGTCAGCACCTTGGCCCCGGAACGGGAAGCCAGGCTGGCTAGCAAAATCCCTATGGGCCCCTGCCCGATCACCAGCACTGTCTCATCTGCCTCGATCTTGAGATTGCGGACCGCCTTGAAGCAGGTATTGACCGGCTCGACAAAAGCGGCCTGCTCAAAAGGCACATCGTCCGGAATCCGGACCAGTCCTCGTTTCACGATCCAATCCATCACCCGCACATACTCGGCGAATCCGCCGCCCGAGGGCTCAAACCCCGCCGTGCAGCCCACCCGTTTATAGCTGTCGCATTGGGCGAATGTCTTCTTGCGGCAGTAATAGCAATCGCCGCAGGGAACGTGGTGAAAAACCACCACCCGGTCGCCCGGCCGGAAACCGGCGACGTCACGACCTACCGCCGCGATCACCCCGGCGGTTTCATGGCCGAAGATGCGCGGCGCGGAATGGGAGCCGGTATGGATCTTTTTCAGGTCGGTTCCGCAGACGCCACAAGAGTGGACTCGGATCAGGACTTCGCCGGCCCCAATCTGGGGAACCGGCATTTCCTCCAACCGGACATCGTTGATACCGCGGTAGACGGGCGCCTTCATCCTTGCGGGAAGAGAGCCTGCCACGGTAAATGGGCCTGTTCCAGTCATCGTTGCCATATTTTCATCTCATATCCTACGCTTTACCCGGGTTTTCGTCTGCGGCCAGGAATCGTTCCAGCTCGTTACATAGATTGAGTGACGCTCGCGAGCTGGCCCGCGCCATGCGGCCGACCAGCTTCCAGAGTCCCGGCCTCAGCGCCACATAAGCCGCAAAAGAACCCTCCTGGAATTGGCCTTGCGGCGAGATGAAACGCTCCATTCCCGGCAGGTCGAAGTTATACTCATCCGAAATCGCCTTGATGGAGGCAAAAGGAATCTGGTGCGCGCGGGCGGCCCGAGCGACTGATGCCGCCTCCATATCAACGAGATCGGCAGCAAATCGCTCCCTTAAGCGATGCTTCTGTTCCGCTGAAACCACACGATCCACGGTTACGAGAAGCATGCCTTTGCCCGCGAGGTCGGTGGTTACTGCCCCATTTGGCTCGTTGATCTCGTAAAGTTGCCCCGATGACGCGTCGATGACCGCGTGAACTGGGCAAACCGTTCCCGCCGTCAAGCCACTGTGAAGTCCCCCTGCCCAACCGGCAGAGGTAAGCTGGTGGACCGGTCCAAAACTCAACGCAGCCTCGGTAGCCAGATGGGCGCGCGCCGCACCCATGCCTGCGAATGCGGCGATCGCCTTCTCCGAAGAGTAGACCACGACCCCTGCGGCGGTGGTCTCTCGCTTCCAATTGCGAACCAGGGGCTGCAACTCCCTCGCTAGCGCCGCGATGATAGCAATCCTGGATCTCAATTCAACGGCTTCCTCGATGGTCCCCGACGTAGCCGTTAAGCTGAAACCACTCTACGGCCGCGCGCAATGCAGGGTAGACCGGAACCTGGCGAAACCCTAATTCCCGCACCGCCTTTGCCGACGATGCGAACATCATTTTCTTGCCCATCCTCACCGCCTCTACGGTTGCTCGCGGTTCTTTACCGAGCAGTCGGCCGGTGACGTTCTCATCGAAAAAAGCAAAAGCCATGGCGACCGCATGCGGCACCTTCACCGTCGGAGAAGGGAGCCCAGTGATCGCCGAAAGCTTATCCAGGATCTGCTTCAAGGTGAGATTTTCGCCACCGAGAATGTACCGTTCGCCAAAACTGCCCACTTCGAGTGCATCCGCGTGCGTCCTTGCTACTTCGCATACATCGACCAGGTTCAGTCCGGTATCGACATACGCCGGGAACTTGCCGTTGAGAAAGTCAACAATGATTCCTCCGGTAGGTGTGGGTTTGAGATCGTGAGGACCGACCGGCGTGGTTGGATTGAGAATCACGACCGCCTGGCCAAGCCGGGCGGCGCGGACGGCCTCTTGCTCGGCAAGATATTTCGAACGTTTGTAATGTCCGATCATGTCGGCAAGAGAAACCGGCGTCGATTCATCGACAATCGTGCCGTCCCTCCGGAAACCCATCGTCGCCACGCTGGAGGTGTAAACGAAGCGGGGGATGCCTTGTTCGCGGGCCAGTCGAAGCAGATCTCGCGTACCGTCCACATTGGCGGCATACATCATTTTGGGGTCCCGTACCCACAGCCGATAGTCGGCGGCCACATGCATCACCGCATCGCAGCCGCGGATCCCGATCTCCAGGGTGCTTGGGTCGCACAGATCTCCGACGAAGCTATCTCCGGCGATTCCCTTCAGATTGTCCAGCCGACTTGTCTTCCGCGTCAGCAGACGGAGACCAGCTCCCCTGTTAGCAAGTTCTCGCGCCACATGACTACCAACAAAGCCCGTTGCGCCGGTAAGAAAAACTTTCATATAGAAGGAAGACGACACTCCGCGCCAGAAGTGGCGAGAGGATAAAGAAGCCCCATTCCAGTAAATTGGCCTCTAGTCCAAGGCCTCTGGCTGCAGGCCTATATTTTTTTCACCCGCAGCTTTTTTCTGCTGATATTGCGCAACCCAGTGCTCCCAATGCTTGCCCGCTGCCCGGTCTTTGCCAAACTCCAGCCGGGCAATGTCAGCGTAAGAAATAGAGAGCTTCTCATTCGAATTCACCGGAAAGAGTCTCACGAACGACTCACTCAGTGACTTGCCCGGTCGCCGGTCGAAGATGTAACCATCGAACTTGGTTCCGTCCTTGCCGGTGATCGTGATGTCACCGCGATAATCAAAAGCCTTGTCGAGAGCGGCGACGATCTCAGAATCAGACGCCAACTCAGGGATCCAGCCTTCGAGATTCTCGTGTTCGAAGCCGGCGGCGACCTCGATGCTATCGGGATCAGCTGCGGCCGGCGTTGTAACTCTTTCGCTCAAGCGCGCAACTCCTCGACTTCTCTTTCGACGGGTTCAGAGATCTGGACAAGGGTGCCGTGACCGCCCTGCGCTGGCTTGTTCAGCAGATCGAGCGCGCCGCGATCTTCATACTTGTTGAAGAGCGTCGCCTTGACCATGCCGAGGAACCCGTTGAGCGAACCAAAGCCATGATCGACAGCGGTCGGCTCGTATCCGCAGCTGACCATGCAGTTCGCGCACTTGGGATTTCCGCTTTCGGTCCCGTAACCGTCCCAATCGGTTAAATTCATCAACTCTTGAAAGGTGTCGACATAACCATCCTGCAGCAGGTAACACGGTTTCTGCCAACCGAAGATGTTATATGCTGGCGAGCCCCAGGGTGTGCATTTGTAGCTCCGCTTGCCCATGAGGAACTCAAGGAAGAGCGGCGACATATTGAATTTCCAGCTTTTCTTCCGGTTAGACAGAATCGCCCGAAAGAGCCTCCGCGAACGGGCGCGCCCGAGGAAGTGCTTTTGATCCGGCGCCTTATCATAGGTATAGCCCGGTGAGAGCACAATGCCTTCAACCCCCATCGACATGACCTCGTCGAAAAAGGCGCGCACGCTGTTGGCATCGGCGCCATCAAAAAGGGTCGTGTTAGTCGTCACCCGGAAGCCGCGTTTTACGGCCTCGCGAACGCCCTCGACAGCGATGTCATAGCCGCCTTCGCGGCAGACCGAGAAATCATGGTGTTCGCGTTGACCGTCAAGATGCACCGAGAACGTCAGGTATTTCGAAGGGGTAAACTCCGGCAGACGCTTCTTCAATTCGAGGGCGTTAGTGCACAGATAGACGTACTTCTTGCGTGCAACCAGGCCTTCGACAATCTCGACGATTTGCGGGTGCAGCAAAGGCTCGCCGCCAGGGATGCTCACCATTGGGGCGCCGCACTCCTCGACTGCCGCAAAGCATTCCGCGGGCGAGAGATTTTTCTTGAGAATATGCGGAGGATATTGCACCTTGCCACAACCTGCGCAAGCTAGGTTACAGCGGAAAAGCGGCTCAAGCATCAGAACCAGCGGATACCGCTCGCGTCCCTTCAGCTTTTGCCCCAGGACGTACGTCGCTACCGTCCACATCTGTGAAATCGGTACAGCCATGGATCCAATCTCCTTTACCTCAGCAACCGTATTCGCCGAAAGTCCCCGCTTCGGCCTTGCTTGATCTCCTAAGCCCTGTTGTTGATCTCCTAAGCCAGGAACTCAAGCCGCTGCGGAACTGCTTCGTGACTCCGTCCGTTTGCTGCTAAACACCGCGCTCCATCGACTTGCGGTAAGTGGTCAATGCCAGGAGCGGAAAATAATCGCGATAGTGGTGGTAAGCCAGATAGAACACCCGGGGAAAGCCGGTACCGGTATAGATCGCCTGTTTTTCGGCCCCTGATCCACGACTTTCATCCCAGGATCCATCCGTCCGCTGATGGCTCAGCAGCCAACGAATTCCCTTGGCCACTGAATCGCTTCGCGTATCGCCCGCCGCCAATAGCCCCAGCAACGCCCATGCGGTCTGCGACGGCGTGCTGACTCCAACCCCGCGGGTACCTGGATCGTCATAGCTCTCGCAGCTTTCGCCCCAGCCGCCATCGGAATTCTGCACCATACGGATCCACTCCGCTGCCTGTTGAATCTGCGGCTCGTGATTCCACACTCCGATCGCTTCCAGCCCCCGCAACACCAGGAAGGTCCCATAGATATAGTTCACGCCCCAGCGGCCAAACCAGCTTCCGTCCGGCTCCTGCTGGTCATAGATGAACTTGATCGCTCGTTCGACCCGTTTGTCTTTGCTCGTATAACCGTAGGTAGCGAGCATCTCCAAGATCCGCCCGGTAATGTCGACGGTCGGAGGATCCAGCATCGCGTTATGGTCAGCAAACGGAATGTACTGAAAGATCATCTTGGTGTTGTCTTTGTCGAAGCTTGCCCAGCCACCGTTCTGGCACTGCATGGCGAAGATCCAATCGATCGCCCGCTTCGAGACATCGTACTGGTAGCGCTCGCGTGGATTGTCGACCTTGTTCAGCGCAAGCAGAACCTGCGCGGAATCGTCGACATCCGGATAAAACTCATTATTGAACTCGAAATACCACCCGCCCGGCTCGGCATTTGGCGCCTTGACCGCCCAATCCCCCTTGTGGCGGACTTCCTTCGACAGCATCCAGTCAGCCGCCTTCAGCAAGCGAGAATCGTTGCGCGAGACTCCGGCTTCCCCAAGTGCATAGACCGCGTAAGCCGTGTCCCAGACCGGCGACATACAGGGCTGCATCCGAAAGGTTGGCTCAATCTGATCGGGGACGCCGGGATCTTCGATGCCCAGCTTCTCGAACTCGTCCATCGCCCGGATCACCTGCGGATCGTCCACCGAATATCCAAGATGGCGTAGCGCGATGATCGAATTCAGCATGGCCGGATAGATCGCGCCCAGGCCATCCGACATTTCGAGCCGTTCCAGCATCCACTTCTCGGCTCTCTTCAGAGCGACTTGACGCAAGGGCCGGATATGGACCCGCTCGGCGAGGTGAACTAACCGGTCGGCAACCAGGAAGAAATTCCTCCAGCTCACCAGCTTCTTCCGATCGAAACGCAGCCGAAGGTCGGCGTTCTCCCGTCCGCCTACGAATAATTCGTCAATCCCCTGCTCTGGCGCCAACTTCTTGAAAGGCTTCTTGGCGTAAAGAATGGAAAGCGGAACCAGGATCGCCCGTGACCAGGAAGAGATCTCGTAAATATTGAAATAGAACCAGTTCGGAAACAGCACGATCTCGGGCGGCACCGCCGGCACCGCGTCGTAATCGTATTGGCCGATTGCGCAGAGATAAATTTTGGTGAAGGTGTTGCATTCCACCACTCCACCGTGCTCCAGGATCCACTCTCTCGCCCGCTCCAGTCTGGGATCCTGAGCAGGCATCCCCATGAGCTTTCCGGCGAGGTAGCACTTTACCGACAAGCTGATATTCGATGGACCGCCAGGATAAATCGACCATCCGCCATCTTCGTTCTGATAGCGAAGGATCTCGCTCATCGCCCGGCCCATCTTGCCAGGATCACCGGTGCCGAGCAGTACATGGCCGAAGATGTAATCGGCTTCCAGCATCGAATCTGCTTCAAGCTCGCCACACCAATAGCCGTCCGGATGTTGCTGGCCCAGCAAATAATTCTTGGCGTGTTCAGCAGCCGCGGATACATCCTCGAGGGATGCATCGATCCTGCCGAATCTTGGCGTGGGAGGCTCGATTGGCTCCGGCGAGACTGCCTTCGATACCCCGAATTTTCCACTTGCCCTGAGTACGCTCATCTTGTCGATAATCGACCTGCTTCCATTCATCAAAGGCGGGGCACGAGTATTAGGCGCTCACCGCAGGGATCGCCGGAGCGGCGGCAATCGCTTGCACGATCTCCGGGGGCAGCCCGAAGCGCACATTCTCCGGCATCACTTCTACCTCTTCGACGCTGCCAAAACCCTTTTGACGCAAATAATTTACGACGTCTTCGACCAGCACTTCCGGTGCCGATGCACCGGCCGTCAGGACCACCGTCTTGACCCCTTCCAGCCATTCCGGCTGAATCGAACTCGAATTTTCTATGAGATGACTTCGGGTGCTCAAATTACGCGATACTTCCACCAGCCGATTGGAATTCGAGCTGTTGTCCGACCCGACCACCAGCACCAGGTCCGCCTCATGAGCCACGTTCTTGACGGCCACCTGGCGATTCTCCGTGGCATAACAAATATCTTGAGAATGGGGGCCGGCAATTTTCGGAAATCGGGCTTTTAACGCGGTAATGATGTCGCGTGCTTCATCGAGGCTCAAAGTGGTCTGAGTAAGATAGGCGACCCGCTCTGGATCGGGCACCACGAGCGACTCGACCTCTTCGGCACTCGATACTACCTGGGTCACGTCTGGCGCTTCGCCCAGCGTGCCCTCGATCTCATCATGGTCGCGATGGCCGATCAGCACCAGTGAATATCCCTGCTTGGCGAACTTGACCGCTTCGACATGGACCTTGGTCACCAGCGGGCAAGTGGCATCGATCACCTTGAGCTTGCGCTCCTTGCTGCGCTCACGCACCGCCGGCGAAACGCCATGGGCGCTATAGATCACCCGCATCCCCGAAGGAACGTCGTCGATGTCATCGACGAAAATCGCGCCCTTCTCCGCCAATTCGTTGACCACGAAGCGGTTGTGGACAATTTCCTTACGGACATAGATTGGCGCGCCGAAGGTCTCAAGTGCTATGCGAACGATGTCGATCGCACGCACGACGCCGGCGCAGAAGCCGCGCGGCTTCAGCAAGAGAACGCGCTTCTCCGCATCGGGAAAAGCCTGAATCAGATCGGCATTGAAGGTGTTGGTTGACGTGGCTGTCACATCTCCCAGTATACAGGCGAAGCCTCTTCTCCAAAGAGAACGACTTTGGAGTACCACTTTGATTCGGTAGGCATTACCGGATATGGTACGAACCCAACTCCTGGGCGTCTATGCCCAAAATCGTTCCATCTTCAGCTGAAAACCCTCGACAGGCGGATTGCCTTCCAGGAACTCCGGCTTGAGGATCGTCTCCGGCGCTAGCCCAGGACGGTAGATGATCGCCAGCTTCCGAATCGGATCGATGAGCCACGCAAGCTGGGCGCCGTTCGTTATCCACTTCAGCATCTTTTTCTCGACGGCAGCCGCGCGATCGCTCGGCGAGCGCACCTCGACCACAAAATCGGGGCAAAACTGACCAAATTCCTCTTGCTGTGCCGGCGTCAAGGAGTTCCAACGTTCAGACGAAATCCAAGCCGCATCTGGCAGACGCAAGGATGTATCCGGCAGGCGAAATCCCGCGTTGGCGTTGACCGCGAAACCGTTGCCTGTATGCTCTACCCAATCATCCAGCTTGCGGAAGACATAGCCCTCGATATTGCTGCCCTTCAGGCCCAGTGGAGTCATCACGAGGATTTCTCCCCTCTCATTCATCTCAAACTGATAGGGCTCGTTGGCTTTGCAGAAAGCAAGAAATTCGTCATCGCTCAGGCGAGCGGCAGGGACAATCTTCGCAGGCAGAGTCAATAGCTCTAAAGACGATCCCATGGAGGCTACTCCTTCAACGATTCTACTCGTCCGTCCCTAAGGGTGCGCCACCACCTACCGGCTGCCACGCAACAACTGTTCAGCATGCTTCACCGAGGTCTCGGTCACCGCGGCTCCGCTGAGCATTCGCGCAATCTCCTGCGTTCTTTCGGACTCATCCATCAGCCGGATCGCCGTCTTGGTTCGCCCCTGATGTTCGCGTTTTTCGATGAGGAAGTGTTGGTCGGCAAAGGCGGCTATTTGCGGCAGATGGGTCACGCACAAGATCTGTTGCGCGCGCGATAGCTCCTTCAGCTTCTGGCCCACCGCTTCAGCCGCGCGCCCCCCAATGCCGATGTCGATTTCGTCGAAAACCAACGTGCGCGGCGCCGCTGTTTTCTTCTTTCCTCCCTTTGCCGAAGCATGGGAGGCAGCCAGGTTAGCTCCCTCTTCAACGCTGACCTTCAACGCGAGCAGCACCCGGGACATTTCGCCGCCCGAGGCAATCTCATCAAGCGGCTTCAGCGGCTCGCCAGCATTCGTCGCAATCCGGCATTCGACCGTGTCCCAGCCATGCGACGTCCAAAAGGTCTCTTCTTGCCTCGAGGCGACTCCCACCGCGAACTTCACCTTCATGGCCAGGTCGTTGATCTGGTGCTCGGCGAGCTTTTCCAATCGCTTGGCCGCCGCAATCCGTTCTTTGCTGAGCGAAGCAGCCGCCGAACAATAGCGCTCCGCTGCTCGCAACAGATCCGCCTTGAGGCTTTTCAGGACTTCGTCACGATTCTCAATCTCCGCCAGCTTCGCGGAAACCTCCTCGCCATAGGCGATGACCTCGCTGAGCGTTGATCCGTATTTGCGCTTCAGCCGTTCCAACAAGGCCAGACGGTCTTCAATCTCCGCCAGCCTCTCGGGCGACGCCTGAATACTCTCGGCGTAATCGCGAACGGTTGCACCAACATCCTCAACCACCGCCCGCGCCGAGGCAAGCTGCTCCGCTGTCTCTACAAACTTGTGATCGAAGCGAGCCAGTTCGTCAAGGTGCTTCTCAGCAGCCCGCAGATTTCCTTCCGCCGAACTGCTTCCCTCGTACAGCAGTTCATAAGCACTCATCGCCGCCGCGTAAAGCTTCTCGGCATTCGCGAGGATGCGCCGCTCATTTTCGAGAGCTTCGTCTTCTCCTGCGACCGGCCGAACGCCGGCAATCTCTTTGTTCTGAAAGCTCCAGAGATCAGCCGCCCGGAGCCGGTCCTGTTCATCGCGCTCGAGATCGTCCAGGCGGGTAGAAATCTCGCGCCAATTCGCAAATGCCGCCGAGACTGCCGTTGCCAGCTCCCCATCGGCAGAGATCCCGGCAAACCGGTCCAGCAGGCCACGCTGCTGGGCCGCGTCAAAGGCGCCCAGCGTCTCAGACTGAGCATGGATCAGCGCCAGTTCTGGGGCCAACTGACGCAAAACGGTCACTGTCGCCGGCTGGTTATTCACATAGACGCGACCCTTGCCGTTCGGAAGAATCTCGCGCCGCAGAATGACCTCTTCGCCATCGCCGTCAAGTCCGTTCGCCTCCAGCGCGGCCTCTGCCCCAGCCGTACTCTCAAAAACACAGGCCACTACGGCCCGGTCCGCTCCGTGGCGAACCATGTCCGAAGAGGCCTTATCACCCATTAGCAGCGCCAGAGCGTCCACCAGAATCGATTTCCCCGCGCCCGTCTCACCAGTCAGCAGGTTCAGCCCAGGCCCAAAGACGGCGACCGCGTGATCGATCACCGCATAATTTTCAGCCCGCAGTTCGAGCAGCATGGTCCCTCTGGGAGCATTCTTGCACGAAGGCGTCCGCCTCGTGCAAACTCCCACTT includes these proteins:
- a CDS encoding phytoene/squalene synthase family protein, which encodes MQVAEAYQICREIARKEAKNFYYSFVALPPAKRNAICAVYAFMRHADDLSDDESLPIDQRRANLEQWLIAWREASCRETSHDGDTNDPVFVALSDAQRRFDIPNQLLEQLVEGTTMDLSREAVQGNSATGDYQTYPAFADLYQYCYLVASVVGLVCIRIFGYQDKRAEKLAEETGIAFQLTNILRDVREDAERRRVYLPREDLGRFGVSVEQLSSLGGAAPAELRELLRFEAERAERYYQSGRELLPLIVPDSRPAMWVLITIYHRLLHRIKASNYEVFRSRVRVPTYEKLAILAWGILRVLGNRLLLRV
- a CDS encoding phosphorylase, which translates into the protein MRSRIAIIAALARELQPLVRNWKRETTAAGVVVYSSEKAIAAFAGMGAARAHLATEAALSFGPVHQLTSAGWAGGLHSGLTAGTVCPVHAVIDASSGQLYEINEPNGAVTTDLAGKGMLLVTVDRVVSAEQKHRLRERFAADLVDMEAASVARAARAHQIPFASIKAISDEYNFDLPGMERFISPQGQFQEGSFAAYVALRPGLWKLVGRMARASSRASLNLCNELERFLAADENPGKA
- the shc gene encoding squalene--hopene cyclase — protein: MSVLRASGKFGVSKAVSPEPIEPPTPRFGRIDASLEDVSAAAEHAKNYLLGQQHPDGYWCGELEADSMLEADYIFGHVLLGTGDPGKMGRAMSEILRYQNEDGGWSIYPGGPSNISLSVKCYLAGKLMGMPAQDPRLERAREWILEHGGVVECNTFTKIYLCAIGQYDYDAVPAVPPEIVLFPNWFYFNIYEISSWSRAILVPLSILYAKKPFKKLAPEQGIDELFVGGRENADLRLRFDRKKLVSWRNFFLVADRLVHLAERVHIRPLRQVALKRAEKWMLERLEMSDGLGAIYPAMLNSIIALRHLGYSVDDPQVIRAMDEFEKLGIEDPGVPDQIEPTFRMQPCMSPVWDTAYAVYALGEAGVSRNDSRLLKAADWMLSKEVRHKGDWAVKAPNAEPGGWYFEFNNEFYPDVDDSAQVLLALNKVDNPRERYQYDVSKRAIDWIFAMQCQNGGWASFDKDNTKMIFQYIPFADHNAMLDPPTVDITGRILEMLATYGYTSKDKRVERAIKFIYDQQEPDGSWFGRWGVNYIYGTFLVLRGLEAIGVWNHEPQIQQAAEWIRMVQNSDGGWGESCESYDDPGTRGVGVSTPSQTAWALLGLLAAGDTRSDSVAKGIRWLLSHQRTDGSWDESRGSGAEKQAIYTGTGFPRVFYLAYHHYRDYFPLLALTTYRKSMERGV
- the hpnH gene encoding adenosyl-hopene transferase HpnH, with product MAVPISQMWTVATYVLGQKLKGRERYPLVLMLEPLFRCNLACAGCGKVQYPPHILKKNLSPAECFAAVEECGAPMVSIPGGEPLLHPQIVEIVEGLVARKKYVYLCTNALELKKRLPEFTPSKYLTFSVHLDGQREHHDFSVCREGGYDIAVEGVREAVKRGFRVTTNTTLFDGADANSVRAFFDEVMSMGVEGIVLSPGYTYDKAPDQKHFLGRARSRRLFRAILSNRKKSWKFNMSPLFLEFLMGKRSYKCTPWGSPAYNIFGWQKPCYLLQDGYVDTFQELMNLTDWDGYGTESGNPKCANCMVSCGYEPTAVDHGFGSLNGFLGMVKATLFNKYEDRGALDLLNKPAQGGHGTLVQISEPVEREVEELRA
- a CDS encoding Uma2 family endonuclease, with the translated sequence MGSSLELLTLPAKIVPAARLSDDEFLAFCKANEPYQFEMNERGEILVMTPLGLKGSNIEGYVFRKLDDWVEHTGNGFAVNANAGFRLPDTSLRLPDAAWISSERWNSLTPAQQEEFGQFCPDFVVEVRSPSDRAAAVEKKMLKWITNGAQLAWLIDPIRKLAIIYRPGLAPETILKPEFLEGNPPVEGFQLKMERFWA
- a CDS encoding zinc-dependent dehydrogenase, with amino-acid sequence MTGTGPFTVAGSLPARMKAPVYRGINDVRLEEMPVPQIGAGEVLIRVHSCGVCGTDLKKIHTGSHSAPRIFGHETAGVIAAVGRDVAGFRPGDRVVVFHHVPCGDCYYCRKKTFAQCDSYKRVGCTAGFEPSGGGFAEYVRVMDWIVKRGLVRIPDDVPFEQAAFVEPVNTCFKAVRNLKIEADETVLVIGQGPIGILLASLASRSGAKVLTSDLYPERHKIAANYGLAHPIDASREDVIAVTRAESEGRGADVVILAVGGNSLIRTAMDAARPGGRILLFAQTQHGEVTIDPAVVCMDEKSLMGSYSSSADIQEEGAKLVFEGYRNGFDLTRLISHRFPIDQAVEAIQIASNPCASSMKVMIHPGA
- the hpnA gene encoding hopanoid-associated sugar epimerase; the encoded protein is MKVFLTGATGFVGSHVARELANRGAGLRLLTRKTSRLDNLKGIAGDSFVGDLCDPSTLEIGIRGCDAVMHVAADYRLWVRDPKMMYAANVDGTRDLLRLAREQGIPRFVYTSSVATMGFRRDGTIVDESTPVSLADMIGHYKRSKYLAEQEAVRAARLGQAVVILNPTTPVGPHDLKPTPTGGIIVDFLNGKFPAYVDTGLNLVDVCEVARTHADALEVGSFGERYILGGENLTLKQILDKLSAITGLPSPTVKVPHAVAMAFAFFDENVTGRLLGKEPRATVEAVRMGKKMMFASSAKAVRELGFRQVPVYPALRAAVEWFQLNGYVGDHRGSR
- a CDS encoding 4-hydroxy-3-methylbut-2-enyl diphosphate reductase translates to MIQAFPDAEKRVLLLKPRGFCAGVVRAIDIVRIALETFGAPIYVRKEIVHNRFVVNELAEKGAIFVDDIDDVPSGMRVIYSAHGVSPAVRERSKERKLKVIDATCPLVTKVHVEAVKFAKQGYSLVLIGHRDHDEIEGTLGEAPDVTQVVSSAEEVESLVVPDPERVAYLTQTTLSLDEARDIITALKARFPKIAGPHSQDICYATENRQVAVKNVAHEADLVLVVGSDNSSNSNRLVEVSRNLSTRSHLIENSSSIQPEWLEGVKTVVLTAGASAPEVLVEDVVNYLRQKGFGSVEEVEVMPENVRFGLPPEIVQAIAAAPAIPAVSA
- a CDS encoding zinc-dependent alcohol dehydrogenase — encoded protein: MLTQLTEMNAAVLYGQEDVRIERVPMPHPEKGEIVVEVQAALTCGTDLKTYRRGYHAKMLALPALFGHELAGVVEAVGAGVTRFAAGMRVVALNSAPCGKCFWCARQQENLCEDLLFNNGAYAEYIRIPARIVEKNTLVVPSHVPLEHAALTEPLACVVRGLEESGARPGDTISVIGAGPIGLMFIHAAALSGLRVIAVVKRPEQVESARLFGAEEIVRTTGTRDVIAAVRGFTEKGRGVDIAIDAAATPMTWQWAVDMVRRGGTVNFFGGCAVGTRVSLDTNRLHYNDITLKASFHHTPATCRRAFDLVVSGRFKCSEYITGRARLMELNSVFRKLMDRSNDIKTAIIP